The following coding sequences are from one Aethina tumida isolate Nest 87 chromosome 2, icAetTumi1.1, whole genome shotgun sequence window:
- the LOC109595573 gene encoding protein PF3D7_1417600 isoform X2 codes for MLSLESGNDKISISSEHLNDSITSATNKHDKSVLSDIVIIETDDHFVSASTQDKKIGSPSDPVINNLTQRTPTYTKINSSEELEFFSAPQIIDKDSNDCHELVRIKTDGKKKIINNPCQRLDSQNSIQTTSLTSSQLVHNGSIIEMEQDMYNSEAEDCTLANIDTTGSQKMTDEEIKRYKFVNPESISSIEILNVSNNKNKLSDKKNVSDEVNCSLSVDQDNPVSELIESNKKEVKAKRKGVKKELNLENVKNNLNSSLHMNQHSTGNVSDINAKPEKNILKEIKYIKEKSRTVINQDNSVNVIAEEIDNSSVSVNQGNPDSIYNESNKIINLKSAKEESQTETTLDNLPTVLSVTQEYSVSVLAESDKGNVKSNEESQIENISVNQDSSASAHSELDKNIRNSEKESVFIESEKIKSKSKGIELNEEIEFESDCSHLVKQEKSTNEENIIFQNNAIKSTSKKMVSEKNTQIEIISENLHSSFSEAQENSASVLTKSDKKKLKSKRKGLKKESQIENVSDNVKSQINPKLDNIDIKEKSQTETTSDNLHSSFSVSQENSVSVFNEFDKKKLKSKRKGLKKELQIENVSANLKFSLSENQEQRILTEDSQKESVHTESEKIKPKSKRAELNEETHNVSETYHLVNENNSTNVLIQNDKIKSQSEIIVPTKNTQLETTLGNLEKKILKEKSDKIKPKSKRRKFREEIDVPNFVNEDNSASIHVNSDKINCKSEKMDVKEKSQTETTIDNLHSSFSVTQENSASVLTDSSRKPEARRKRLKKESQIINQDNSANVANDKMKSKSKKVVSNENTQTEAQSDNLHSLFSVAQEDSDRVLTESDKINRKSKKIGIKEKSQTESPSGNSESTKKKLKSKRRQLKEEVQNTDSFDSVNQDNSVTNDIMISKSKKVVLNENTQSEGVSDNLHSSFSVAHENSVRVLTESDKINRKSKKIGIKEKSQTESPSDNSESTKKKIKTKRRQEKEEVLNTDSFHSVNQDNSVTNDIMISKSKKVVSKENTQIETVSDNLHSSFSVTQENSVIVLTESDKINRKSKKIGIKEKSQTESPSDNSESTKKKLKSKRRQLKEEVQNTDSFHSVNQDNSVTNDIIISKSKRVVSKENTQIEAASDNLYSSFSVTQENSVRVLTESDKINRKSKKNGIKEKSQIESTSDNSYALVSVTLENSEFAKKKPKSKIKGLKKELQIEDMSENLNFSHSVNQRSSVNTLAESDKNISKSENEESRIEIARTESNKFNIMSKKGELKETTEYVSESFHSVNQDSPANVSSKSDKLQSKSKTTESKEKSQLENISDSLNSFHSVYHHTEFDKKELKSKRKRLQKESQIEEVSDNLSSSHSINILVDSDQHIPKSKKGNIFIEHEIKHKLKNIKLEKVSDEESDSNSASLTELPKESAKIRAKSKKMVIKEKSQSKNLSASLSTPSSVYHSANVPSESDKRLKSKNIELQNESQIDNVSDNISSSHSADQNSSVYALDISDKNIREAEKRDESKKEENNISTAYDTIKRKIKNIKLEIVSDEESDSINTMNQNNSVSVTELSKESVKIKPKSKKKVSNEKLQFENKSDSLSTSSAYHTANVLSESDKKELKSKIMELQEESQIENVLNNINSVIQDCSEKTPIESNKNIQKSKKKVLYEESKKPNDKIEHKLKNIKLEKEFDKVSDSFYSANQDNSFSVPTIPKESEKIKSKSIKMVARKKSQSENVNGFTESDNKKLKSKRNGLNIETQTEDVPDLKSSLIVNQKSSDKVLIESNQNVPKRKTRILYDEHQSMNILTESNKIKPVSTRRKVEDEINNMSNSFYSAKESDGKKPKSKRRDLKREWEIENTPHSENQDRLEPNKTRTKTKVIKSEDGSQIENVSGSFHFSLPVNLDNSSIVHNDKNKPKAMNQVLKEESEIQVISDSPYSTRSKKKTTQENKKNGDSKCQIFFKENRSQEIKIAEEHGKTESNTVSGLVIQTDSVVNQINSKNIMEHQDDNKQIVSNKFVTQIKNCITQSLADETKMKKHHFEDKIHSSANSLSNIDVPIENIKSQSTKLSELNINSVINVQQDSVTVMDELPHDNNNTYNSTQEHQGSQTRHSKIKILQNIVLNNSSSPLKANVSNVNNSIEPTLQKVRSNIDTILSSIYSNELLSKSNVDINLSPIPPKNSQSFKLEINQSDISMATKKKHTSEFVDGKINDIRPVNNRIDKELVIYLNRINLPEKSVPNEQTENVNKETSITNVINFKSLECNKLFNQNKSSSRQQSNSQTNEHVQTNKTGRSEIRSISSMPSKHNGCVARKLFVSKPQDTTLSMNINQGQEEIMQQKSRMGTEIDGSPSATSEERLPNERSQHDSTKPNQINLKVGQKDIKLKSYVTTDDLITSFASCDLQTVKENETWGTTVAKVLTPIKTASNLKGAGTKEKDTRQRRNANSKINEYIDLNQNIELFHDDVQIVTESVAKSNEFKTPTMKDREKRLNDLEIKNKRNKNIVSNSAQFLDRPRSVTRKNGRCESTIITDGKPRTSKRENTKTKGYELKEYTNDKNSVCRITFTDLYKNFKNVAKVVNEDTFTNPSSKKGTKKDKMPSKRKVSDQVDGHALDRKRLCKTNEKIGKPTHPNMSLDEIVTLGPTSSPSHQQEETESHIEIKSSSPEWVDFERTLLSRSKRRYEEDDVIDCTRPNKRHRMDKRSTTSRGNPENTSWGMSLKEFKKFAKMMANCYLQDSSVKLSKTDVKTMQQIEGWN; via the exons CAAGACAAAAAAATCGGGAGTCCCAGTGACCCTGTTATCAACAATTTAACCCAGCGTACTCCTACTTATACCAAAATCAATTCAAGTGAAGAATTGGAATTTTTCTCTGCACCACAAATAATTGACAAAGATTCAAATGATTGTCACGAACTGGTTAGAATAAAAACTGATGGTAAAAAGAAGATAATCAATAATCCATGTCAAAGATTAGATAGTCAAAATTCAATACAGACGACTAGTTTGACATCATCACAATTAGTTCATAATGGAAGTATTATTGAAATGGAACAAGACATGTACAATTCCGAGGCAGAGGACTGCACTCTTGCCAATATTGACACGACAGGGAGTCAAAAAATGACAGATGAGgaaataaaaagatataaattcgTTAACCCAGAATCAATTtcaagtattgaaattttaaatgtatctaataataaaaacaaattatctgATAAAAAGAACGTGTCAGATGAAGTGAATTGTTCACTTTCTGTGGACCAAGATAATCCTGTTAGCGAACTTATCGAATCAAATAAAAAGGAGGTAAAAGCAAAACGAAAGGGAGTGAAGAAAGAATTGAATCttgaaaatgtaaagaataatCTGAATTCTTCACTTCATATGAATCAACATAGCACAGGGAATGTATCAGATATAAATGCCAaaccagaaaaaaatatattaaaagaaattaagtatataaaagaaaaatcacGAACTGTAATTAATCAAGATAACTCAGTAAATGTAATCGCTGAAGAAATAGATAATTCCTCTGTTTCTGTAAACCAGGGCAACCCAGACAGTATATACAATGAATCTAACAAAATCATCAACTTAAAATCGGCAAAGGAGGAATCACAAACTGAGACTACATTAGATAACTTACCTACTGTATTATCTGTGACCCAAGAATACTCAGTTAGTGTACTTGCCGAATCTGATAAAGGCAACGTAAAATCAAATGAAGAATCACAAATTGAGAACATCTCAGTGAATCAAGACAGTTCAGCAAGTGCACATAGTgaattagacaaaaatatccGAAACTCCGAAAAGGAGAGTGTTTTCATTGAATCTGAGAAAATTAAGTCTAAATCAAAAGGAATAGaattaaatgaagaaattgaGTTTGAATCAGATTGTTCCCATTTAGTGAAGCAAGAAAAATCAACAAACGaagagaatattatttttcaaaataatgcaATTAAATCTACATCCAAAAAAATGGTATCAGagaaaaatacacaaattgaaattatatcagAAAATTTACATTCTTCATTTTCTGAGGCCCAAGAGAACTCTGCTAGTGTGCTTACCAAATCTGATAAAAAGAAGCTTAAATCAAAAAGAAAGggattaaaaaaagaatcacaaattgaaaatgtatcaGATAACGTGAAATCCCAAATTAACCCTAAATTGGATAATATAGATATAAaggaaaaatcacaaactgaGACTACATCCGATAACTTACATTCCTCATTTTCTGTATCCCAAGAAAATTCGGTTAGTGTATTCAATGAATTTGATAAGAAGAAGCTCAAATCAAAAAGAAAAGGATTAAAGAAAgaattacaaattgaaaatgtgtCAGCTAACTTGAAATTCTCACTTTCTGAGAATCAAGAACAAAGAATATTAACAGAAGATTCACAAAAAGAGTCTGTTCACACTGAATCTGAGAAAATTAAACCTAAATCAAAGAGAGCAGAGTTAAACGAAGAAACTCATAATGTATCAGAGACTTATCATTTAGTGAATGAGAACAATTCAACAAATGTACTCAtccaaaatgacaaaattaaatctcAATCGGAAATAATAGTACCAACGAAAAATACACAACTTGAAACTACATTAGGTAACTTagaaaaaaagatattaaaagaaaaatctgataaaattaaacctaaatcgaaaagaagaaaattcaGGGAAGAAATAGATGTGCCAAATTTTGTGAACGAGGATAACTCGGCCAGTATACATGTGAATTCTGACAAAATTAACTGCAAATCGGAAAAAATGGATGTAAAGGAAAAATCACAAACGGAAACTACAATTGATAATTTACATTCCTCATTTTCTGTGACCCAAGAGAACTCCGCTAGTGTACTCACCGATTCGAGTAGAAAGCCAGAAGCAAGAAGAAAAAGATTAAAGAAAGAATCACAAATTATCAACCAGGACAATTCAGCAAATGTAGCTAATGACAAAATGAaatctaaatctaaaaaagTGGTATCAAATGAAAATACACAAACTGAAGCTCAATCAGataatttacattctttattttctGTGGCCCAAGAGGACTCTGATAGGGTTCTTACCGAATCTGACAAAATTAATCGTAAATCGAAAAAAATtggtataaaagaaaaatcacaaactgaGAGTCCATCAGGTAACTCGGAATCGACTAAAAAGAAGCTAAAATCAAAAAGAAGACAACTAAAGGAAGAAGTACAAAATACAGATAGTTTTGATTCAGTAAACCAGGATAATTCAGTGACTAATGATATAATGAtatctaaatctaaaaaagttgtattaaatgaaaatacacAAAGTGAAGGTGTATCAGATAATTTACATTCTTCATTTTCTGTGGCCCATGAGAACTCTGTTAGGGTTCTTACCGAATCTGACAAAATTAATCGTAAATCGAAAAAAATtggtataaaagaaaaatcacaaactgaGAGTCCATCAGATAACTCGGAATCGACTAAAAAgaagataaaaacaaaaagaaggCAAGAAAAGGAAGAAGTACTAAATACAGATAGTTTTCATTCAGTAAACCAGGATAATTCAGTGACTAATGATATAATGAtatctaaatctaaaaaagttgtatcaaaagaaaatacacaaattgaAACTGTATCAGATAATTTACATTCTTCATTTTCTGTGACCCAAGAGAACTCTGTTATTGTTCTTACCGAATCTGACAAAATTAATCGTAAATCGAAAAAAATtggtataaaagaaaaatcacaaactgaGAGTCCATCAGATAACTCGGAATCGACTAAAAAGAAGCTAAAATCAAAAAGAAGACAATTAAAGGAAGAAGTACAAAATACAGATAGTTTTCATTCAGTAAACCAGGATAATTCAGTGActaatgatataataatatctaaatCTAAAAGAGTTGTATCAAAagaaaatacacaaattgaAGCTGCatcagataatttatattcttcattttCTGTGACCCAAGAGAACTCTGTTAGGGTTCTTACCGAATCTGACAAAATTAATCGTAAATCGAAAAAAAAtggtataaaagaaaaatcacaaattgaGAGTACATCTGATAACTCATATGCTTTAGTTTCTGTGACCCTAGAAAACTCCGAATTTGCTAAAAAGAAgccaaaatcaaaaataaaaggatTAAAAAAAGAGTTACAAATTGAAGATATGtcagaaaatttgaatttctcaCATTCAGTGAATCAACGTAGTTCAGTAAATACACTAGCTGAATCAGACAAAAATATCAGCAAATCGGAAAATGAAGAATCCCGAATAGAGATTGCTCGTActgaatctaataaatttaatattatgtcaaAAAAAGGGGAATTAAAGGAAACCACTGAATATGTGTCTGAGAGTTTTCATTCAGTGAATCAGGATAGTCCTGCAAATGTATCCAGCAAATCTGACAAGCTTCAATCCAAATCGAAAACAACAGAATCAAAGGAAAAATCGCAATTGGAAAACATATCAGATAGCTTAAACAGTTTTCATTCTGTATACCACCACACCGAATTTGATAAAAAGGAGCTGAAGTCAAAAAGGAAGAGATTGCAGAAAGAATCGCAAATTGAGGAAGTGTCAGATAACTTGAGTTCCTcacattcaataaatatactaGTTGACTCAGACCAACATATTCCAAAATCGAAAAAAGGGAACATATTTATCGAACATGAAATTAAgcataagttaaaaaatataaaattagagaaaGTTTCTGATGAAGAGTCAGATAGTAATTCAGCGAGTTTAACGGAATTACCCAAAGAATCTGCTAAAATTAGAgctaaatcaaaaaaaatggtaataaagGAAAAGTCACAATCTAAAAACTTATCCGCAAGCTTAAGTACACCATCCTCTGTATACCACAGTGCTAATGTTCCTAGCGAATCTGATAAAAGGTTAAAATCGAAGAATATTGAGTTACAGAATGAATCGCAAATTGATAATGTGTCAGATAACATCAGTTCCTCACATTCAGCGGATCAAAACAGTTCAGTATATGCACTAGATATATCAGACAAAAATATCCGAGAAGCGGAAAAAAGGGATGAATCAAAAAAAGAAGAGAACAACATATCTACCGCATATGATACAATTAagcgtaaaataaaaaatataaaattagaaatagtaAGTGATGAAGAGTCAGATAGTATTAATACTATGAACCAGAATAATTCAGTGAGTGTAACGGAATTATCCAAGGaatctgtcaaaattaaacCTAAATCGAAAAAAAAGGTATcgaatgaaaaattacaatttgaaaacaaatcagATAGCTTAAGTACATCTTCTGCATACCACACTGCCAATGTACTTAGCGAATCTGATAAGAAAGAGctgaaatcaaaaataatggaattaCAAGAGGAATCGCAAATTGAGAATgtgttaaataacataaattctgTGATCCAGGACTGCTCTGAGAAAACACCCATCGAgtccaacaaaaatattcaaaaatctaaaaagaaGGTATTATACGAAGAATCAAAAAAACCGAACGACAAAATTgagcataaattaaaaaatataaaattagagaaaGAGTTTGATAAGGTGTCAGATAGTTTTTATTCCGCGAACCAGGACAATTCATTCAGTGTACCGACAATACccaaagaatctgaaaaaattaagTCTAAATCGATTAAAATGGTAGCaaggaaaaaatcacaatcagAGAACGTAAATGGTTTCACTGAATCTGATAATAAGAAGCTAAAATCAAAAAGAAATGGATTAAACATAGAAACGCAAACTGAGGATGTGCCAGATTTAAAATCTTCACTTATTGTAAATCAGAAGAGTTCAGATAAAGTACTTATAGAATCTAACCAAAATGTGCCTAAACGGAAAACGAGGATATTATACGATGAACATCAAAGTATGAACATTCTTACCGAATCTAACAAAATTAAGCCTGTGTCAACAAGAAGAAAAGTAGAAGatgaaattaacaatatgtCAAACAGTTTTTATTCTGCAAAAGAATCTGATGGAAAGAAGCCGAAATCAAAAAGAAGAGATTTGAAGAGGGAATGGGAAATTGAGAATACTCCACACTCCGAAAACCAGGACAGGTTAGAACCTAATAAAACTCGGACtaaaacaaaagtaataaagtcaGAGGACGGATCACAAATTGAGAATGTGTCGGGGAGTTTCCATTTTTCACTACCTGTTAACCTGGATAATTCATCAATTGTGcacaatgataaaaataaacccaAAGCAATGAACCAAGTATTAAAAGAAGAATCCGAAATTCAGGTTATATCGGACAGTCCGTATTCTACACGttctaagaaaaaaacaacacaagaaaacaaaaagaatGGCGATTctaaatgtcaaatatttttcaaggaaaacaGATcccaagaaataaaaattgcagaAGAACATGGTAAAACTGAATCAAACACAGTAAGTGGTTTAGTGATCCAAACAGACAGCGTTGTGAaccaaataaattctaaaaatattatggaaCATCAAGAcgacaataaacaaattgtgaGTAACAAATTTgtaacacaaattaaaaactgtataaCACAATCGTTGGCCgatgaaacaaaaatgaagaAGCATCATTTTGAAGACAAAATTCATTCATCTGCTAACTCGTTGTCCAATATTGACGTACCCATCGAAAATATCAAGTCACAGTCTACAAAATTGTCTGAACTAAATATAAACTCTGTAATTAATGTTCAACAAGATTCAGTCACGGTAATGGATGAATTACCACATGATAACAATAATACTTATAATAGTACCCAAGAACATCAAGGCAGTCAAACAagacattcaaaaattaaaattcttcagaATATAGTACTAAATAATTCTAGCAGTCCATTGAAGGCTAACGTATCAAATGTAAACAATTCGATAGAACCAACATTACAAAAGGTTAGATCTAATATTGATACCATTCTTTCATCCATATATTCAAATGAGCTTTTAAGCAAGTCAAATGTTGATATAAATCTTAGTCCCATTCCTCCTAAAAATTCCCAGTCATTTAAACTAGAAATCAACCAGAGTGATATTTCCATGGCAACTAAAAAAAAGCATACTAGTGAATTTGTTgatggaaaaataaatgacattCGTCCCGTCAATAATCGAATTGACAAagaattagttatttatttaaatagaattaatttgcCAGAAAAAAGTGTGCCTAATGAACAAACTGAAAACGTAAACAAAGAAACCAGCATTACTAatgtaattaactttaaatcaCTTGAATGTAATAAgttgtttaatcaaaataagagTAGTTCGAGGCAACAATCAAACTCGCAAACAAATGAACATgttcaaacaaacaaaacaggTAGATCTGAAATACGTAGCATCAGTTCTATGCCCAGTAAACATAATGGTTGTGTAGCAAGAAAACTTTTCGTATCAAAACCTCAAGATACAACATTGTCGATGAATATTAACCAGGGTCAAGAAGAAATTATGCAACAAAAAAGTCGTATGGGTACAG AAATAGACGGAAGCCCATCAGCAACATCTGAAGAACGTCTACCAAATGAAAGAAGTCAACATGATTCTACTAAACCTaatcaaatcaatttaaaagttggtcaaaaagatattaaattaaaatcttacgTCACCACTGATGATTTGATTACCTCTTTTGCTTCATGTGACTTGCAAACGGTGAAAGAGAACGAAACTTGGGGTACGACTGTTGCAAAGGTTTTGACACCTATTAAAACTGCTAGTAATCTGAAAGGTGCAGGCACCAAAGAAAAAGACACCAGACAACGCAGAAATgccaattctaaaataaatgagtACATTGATTTAAATCAGAATATTGAACTGTTTCATGATGATGTGCAAATTGTCACTGAATCGGTGGcgaaatctaatgaatttaaaacccCCACAATGAAGG aCAGAGAAAAAAGGTTAAATGATCTGGAAATTAAgaacaaaagaaacaaaaatattgtaagtAATTCTGCACAGTTTCTCGATCGTCCTAGAAGCGTAACGCGAAAGAATGGCAGATGTGAATCTACGATAATAACTGACGGAAAACCTCGTACATCCAAACGGGAAAATACTAAAACAAAAGGATacgaattaaaagaatatacaaatgacaaaaatagtGTTTGTCGGATAACGTTTACTgacttatataaaaattttaaaaacgtgGCCAAAGTTGTCAATGAAGATACATTTACGAACCCATCATCAAAGAAAGGAACCAAAAAGGATAAAATGCCTTCCAAGCGAAAAGTATCCGACCAAGTAGATGGGCATGCTTTAGATAGGAAAAGGCTTTGcaaaactaatgaaaaaatagGTAAGCCAACGCATCCGAATATGTCACTTGATGAAATTGTGACTCTGGGACCAACATCCAGTCCCAGCCATCAGCAAGAAGAAACAGAATCAcacattgaaataaaaagtagtAGCCCGGAATGGGTAGACTTTGAAAGAACATTATTGTCAAGAAGCAAAAGAAGGTACGAGGAAGACGATGTTATTGACTGTACTAGACCTAATAAAAGACATCGAATGGATAAAAGATCTACAACATCTAGag GAAATCCGGAGAACACTTC gtggGGGATGTCCctaaaagaatttaagaaatttgcaAAAATGATGGCCAACTGCTATCTCCAAGATTCAAGTGTGAAGTTATCTAAAACGGATGTTAAAACGATGCAACAAATAGAAGGGTGGAATTAA